One region of Synechococcales cyanobacterium CNB genomic DNA includes:
- a CDS encoding septum formation inhibitor Maf, with product MTNCSATARFSINRAQRGRYTHAMAGASTNAPVRPATLPRLILASSSPRRRELLARHGVAHEAVDPAIDDALLSPGSVPPHAWVASLAYLKAASVAASLDAADAADAAVILAADTLCFKDGELLGQPRDEADAERIIRMLQGGSHRVLTGVALVCPRTGRRDLFTDPATVSLGIVGDDRIAGYIASGGWRGKAGAYNYAERLADGWPLSCDGDPESVMGLPVRRVLQRLETFARSAA from the coding sequence ATGACGAACTGTAGCGCAACAGCCCGATTCTCGATCAACCGCGCCCAGCGCGGGCGGTACACTCACGCGATGGCCGGCGCATCCACGAACGCACCCGTTCGCCCGGCCACGCTGCCGCGACTGATCCTCGCCAGTTCCTCGCCGCGCAGGCGCGAGCTGCTCGCACGCCACGGCGTCGCGCATGAGGCGGTCGATCCCGCGATCGACGACGCCCTGCTCAGCCCAGGCTCCGTCCCGCCACACGCCTGGGTGGCGTCGCTCGCGTACCTCAAGGCGGCTTCCGTCGCCGCCTCGCTCGACGCCGCGGACGCCGCGGACGCCGCGGTCATCCTCGCCGCCGACACCCTCTGCTTTAAGGACGGGGAACTCCTCGGCCAGCCCCGCGACGAGGCCGACGCGGAGCGGATCATTCGGATGCTCCAGGGCGGCTCGCACCGGGTGCTGACGGGGGTGGCACTCGTTTGCCCACGCACAGGTCGGCGAGACCTCTTCACCGACCCGGCCACCGTTTCTCTCGGAATCGTGGGCGACGACCGGATCGCGGGGTACATTGCCTCGGGGGGCTGGCGCGGCAAGGCCGGGGCGTACAACTACGCCGAACGCCTCGCCGATGGCTGGCCTCTCTCCTGCGACGGCGACCCCGAGAGCGTTATGGGGCTGCCGGTTCGCAGGGTGTTGCAGCGGCTGGAGACCTTCGCCCGCTCCGCCGCCTGA
- a CDS encoding carbon-nitrogen family hydrolase — MRDAVACEQLAPARRGTGEDQSRQRGRANGCVRGCAGHRVSVPPALGAVDRESGCCATVRHMRAHLVQMDIAWEDRPANFARVETLLDGVDVRPGDFVLLPEMFDSGFSVNVSATADKSGETLDFLRRLAEDLGVYVQGGRTVHGCGCAKAENRASVLAPNGRLVCEYSKIHPFSFGRESEAFEGGRHVETWEWRADEERTLVCPAVCYDLRFPELFRIGALRGAEVLALGANWPDARQHHWRALLIARAIENQAVVLGVNRVGRDPHLNYIGGTIAVGPKGETLGELKDEEGVLSVDVDVQAVREWRRVFPALSDARLLSEEVARAGSETRRGGAGRVGA, encoded by the coding sequence ATGCGCGACGCCGTGGCGTGCGAGCAGCTCGCGCCTGCGCGGCGAGGAACTGGCGAGGATCAGTCGCGGCAGCGTGGCCGGGCGAACGGGTGCGTTCGTGGATGCGCCGGCCATCGCGTGAGTGTACCGCCCGCGCTGGGCGCGGTTGATCGAGAATCGGGCTGTTGCGCTACAGTTCGTCATATGCGCGCACACCTCGTGCAGATGGACATCGCGTGGGAGGACCGACCGGCGAACTTCGCGCGGGTCGAGACGTTGCTGGACGGCGTGGACGTTCGGCCGGGCGACTTCGTGCTCCTCCCTGAGATGTTCGACTCCGGGTTCTCCGTCAACGTTTCGGCGACCGCGGACAAGTCGGGCGAGACGCTGGATTTCCTGCGCCGGCTGGCGGAAGACCTCGGCGTGTACGTGCAGGGCGGACGGACGGTTCACGGGTGCGGGTGCGCGAAGGCGGAGAATCGGGCCAGCGTCCTCGCGCCGAACGGCAGGCTCGTGTGTGAGTATTCGAAAATCCACCCGTTCTCTTTCGGGCGCGAGAGCGAGGCCTTCGAGGGGGGCAGGCACGTCGAGACCTGGGAGTGGCGGGCGGACGAAGAGCGGACGCTCGTCTGCCCGGCGGTCTGCTACGACCTGCGGTTCCCGGAACTCTTCCGCATCGGTGCGTTGCGCGGGGCGGAGGTTCTCGCGCTGGGGGCGAACTGGCCCGACGCACGGCAGCACCACTGGCGGGCGCTGCTCATCGCTCGGGCCATCGAGAACCAGGCGGTCGTGCTGGGCGTGAACCGCGTCGGGCGCGACCCGCACCTGAACTACATCGGCGGGACAATCGCGGTCGGGCCGAAGGGCGAGACGCTCGGCGAGTTGAAGGACGAGGAGGGCGTGTTGAGCGTGGACGTGGACGTGCAGGCCGTGCGGGAATGGAGGCGGGTGTTCCCCGCGCTGAGCGATGCCAGACTGCTCTCCGAAGAAGTCGCACGCGCAGGCTCGGAGACACGGAGAGGGGGAGCAGGCCGGGTCGGGGCGTAA
- the deoC gene encoding deoxyribose-phosphate aldolase gives MSKGLEVPAGRTVDPVMAQQRAASFTKRSIKTTTKAVGLRLALSMVDLTTLEGKDSPEKVRSLCRKAVRPFERDDDVLGERLPSCAAVCVYPSMVAVAREELEQADGRDAHSTRNAVKVASVATGFPSGQYPLSVRLRDTEQAIADGADEIDMVINRGAFLAGRYAEVAEEIREVVAVCDAGTGGAFPRPVHLKVILETGELETLDNVRRASDIAIACIRDGDFIKTSTGKVQPAATMPVTLVMLEAIRDECLRSGRRIGMKPAGGIRTAKQALHYLVMVWETMGTVGIETSRHQGAETGKSAWLSPDLFRFGASTLVNDLLRQIVKERTGRYAAGYDFSEA, from the coding sequence ATGTCGAAAGGGCTAGAAGTGCCCGCCGGGCGGACGGTCGATCCGGTGATGGCGCAGCAGCGTGCGGCCTCGTTCACGAAGCGGTCGATCAAGACCACGACCAAGGCCGTCGGCCTGCGGTTGGCTCTCTCGATGGTGGACCTGACGACGCTGGAAGGGAAGGACTCGCCGGAGAAGGTGCGGAGCCTGTGCCGCAAGGCGGTGCGGCCGTTCGAGCGCGATGACGACGTGCTGGGCGAGCGGCTGCCGAGCTGCGCGGCGGTGTGTGTCTATCCGAGCATGGTGGCGGTGGCGCGTGAGGAGTTGGAACAAGCGGACGGGCGGGACGCCCACTCCACCAGAAACGCGGTCAAGGTCGCCAGCGTGGCGACGGGGTTCCCGAGCGGGCAGTACCCGCTGAGCGTGCGTCTGCGCGACACGGAGCAGGCGATCGCGGACGGTGCTGACGAGATCGACATGGTCATCAACCGCGGCGCGTTTCTCGCGGGGCGCTACGCCGAGGTGGCGGAGGAGATCCGCGAGGTGGTCGCGGTGTGCGATGCCGGCACGGGCGGGGCCTTTCCACGCCCGGTCCATCTCAAGGTGATCCTCGAAACCGGCGAACTCGAAACGCTCGACAATGTGCGCCGCGCCAGCGATATCGCCATCGCCTGCATCCGCGACGGCGACTTCATCAAGACCAGCACCGGCAAGGTGCAGCCGGCCGCGACGATGCCCGTCACGCTGGTCATGCTCGAAGCGATCCGCGACGAGTGCCTTCGCAGCGGGCGACGGATCGGCATGAAGCCGGCGGGCGGCATCCGCACGGCCAAGCAGGCCCTCCACTACTTGGTGATGGTGTGGGAGACGATGGGGACGGTAGGGATCGAGACCTCGCGGCATCAAGGCGCCGAGACGGGGAAGAGCGCGTGGCTCTCGCCGGACCTGTTCCGCTTCGGCGCGAGCACGCTGGTCAACGACCTGCTCCGGCAGATCGTGAAGGAACGGACGGGCCGGTACGCGGCGGGGTACGACTTCTCGGAGGCGTAA
- a CDS encoding aldehyde dehydrogenase family protein: protein MTRQAPTAPRRLDFATELTRWEYAAAPETTKVEIAPRYGHFIGGEFVGPTGGGGRFASINPATEQPLCEVAQGSEADVDAAVRAARDALPAWAAMPGRERAKYVYRIARRIQERARELAVLETMDGGKPIRESRDVDVPLSAAHFFYHAGWADKLEFAFPGHRPRPVGVCGQIIPWNFPLLMAAWKLGPALACGNTCVLKPAETTPLTALRLAEICAEVGLPRGVVNVVTGDGRTGAALVNHPGVDKIAFTGSTEVGKKIASAVAGTGKRLTLELGGKSPNIIFEDASIDQAVEGIVEGIYFNQGHVCCAGSRLFVQESVLDEVVEKLRIRMASLRVGDPLDKNTDVGAINSKQQLETIRRYVEAGVSEGARLHETNGKPLPERGYWCRPCFFTGVQPSHVVAREEIFGPVLAVMSFRTPEEAITRANNTPYGLAAGVWTDKGSKIFEIARRLKAGVVWLNTYNKFDPASPFGGFKESGFGREGGLQGLRGYVRF, encoded by the coding sequence ATGACCCGCCAGGCCCCGACCGCGCCGCGCCGGCTGGACTTCGCTACCGAACTGACGCGGTGGGAGTACGCGGCCGCGCCGGAGACAACGAAGGTCGAGATCGCTCCTCGCTACGGGCACTTCATCGGTGGCGAGTTCGTCGGGCCGACGGGGGGAGGCGGGCGCTTCGCGTCGATCAACCCGGCGACCGAGCAGCCGCTGTGCGAGGTTGCGCAGGGGTCGGAGGCGGACGTGGACGCAGCGGTGCGCGCGGCGCGCGATGCGCTGCCGGCGTGGGCCGCCATGCCGGGCAGGGAGCGTGCGAAGTACGTCTACCGCATCGCGAGGCGCATCCAGGAGCGTGCCCGCGAACTGGCCGTGCTGGAGACGATGGATGGGGGCAAGCCGATCCGTGAAAGCCGCGACGTGGACGTCCCGCTCTCGGCGGCGCACTTCTTCTACCACGCGGGATGGGCGGACAAACTGGAGTTTGCGTTCCCGGGGCATCGGCCGAGACCCGTCGGGGTCTGCGGGCAGATCATTCCGTGGAACTTCCCGCTGCTGATGGCGGCGTGGAAACTCGGGCCCGCGCTGGCGTGCGGCAACACCTGCGTGCTCAAGCCCGCGGAGACGACGCCGCTGACCGCGCTGCGGCTCGCCGAAATCTGCGCGGAGGTCGGCCTGCCGCGGGGCGTGGTGAACGTGGTGACCGGCGACGGTCGCACGGGCGCGGCCCTCGTGAACCATCCCGGCGTGGACAAGATCGCGTTCACCGGCTCGACCGAGGTGGGCAAGAAGATCGCGTCCGCGGTGGCGGGCACGGGGAAGCGGCTGACGCTCGAACTGGGCGGAAAAAGCCCGAACATCATCTTCGAGGATGCGAGCATCGACCAGGCCGTCGAAGGGATCGTCGAGGGCATCTATTTCAACCAGGGTCACGTCTGCTGCGCGGGGAGCAGGCTGTTCGTGCAGGAATCCGTGCTTGACGAGGTGGTCGAGAAACTTCGCATCCGCATGGCGAGCCTGCGCGTAGGCGATCCGCTGGACAAGAACACAGACGTCGGGGCGATCAACTCGAAGCAGCAGTTGGAGACGATCCGACGGTACGTCGAGGCGGGGGTGAGCGAAGGGGCACGGCTTCACGAGACCAACGGCAAACCACTCCCCGAACGCGGCTACTGGTGCAGGCCGTGCTTCTTCACGGGCGTGCAGCCGAGCCACGTGGTCGCGCGCGAGGAAATCTTCGGGCCGGTGCTGGCGGTGATGAGTTTCCGCACGCCGGAGGAGGCGATCACGCGAGCGAACAACACGCCATACGGACTGGCCGCGGGCGTGTGGACGGACAAGGGTTCGAAGATCTTTGAGATCGCGCGGCGGCTGAAGGCAGGCGTGGTGTGGCTGAACACGTACAACAAGTTCGACCCCGCCTCGCCGTTCGGCGGGTTCAAGGAGAGCGGGTTCGGTCGCGAGGGGGGCCTGCAGGGTTTGCGGGGGTATGTGCGGTTCTGA
- the fliS gene encoding flagellar export chaperone FliS codes for MTTSDPSAAASYLRTRVMTARPEELRLMLLDGALRFARQGREGLERSDYEASFMGLSQCQDIVMELATSVRADQDRTLAERVRGLYLYLYQELVQASVERDLTRVDGVIRLLEYERETWAMLLEKLAAERAGHATQAAEVAVEPASRSISLSA; via the coding sequence ATGACCACCAGCGACCCCTCGGCGGCGGCGAGCTACCTGCGGACCCGGGTGATGACCGCCCGACCTGAAGAACTCCGCCTGATGTTGCTGGACGGCGCGCTCCGATTCGCCCGGCAGGGGCGCGAGGGGCTGGAACGGAGCGATTACGAGGCGAGTTTCATGGGCCTGAGCCAGTGCCAGGACATCGTGATGGAACTGGCGACCTCGGTACGGGCCGACCAGGACCGCACGCTGGCCGAGCGCGTGCGCGGGCTGTACCTCTATCTCTACCAGGAACTCGTGCAGGCGAGCGTCGAACGCGACCTGACCCGCGTGGACGGCGTCATCCGCCTGCTCGAGTACGAGCGCGAAACGTGGGCGATGCTCCTCGAAAAACTCGCGGCCGAGCGGGCCGGGCATGCGACGCAGGCGGCCGAGGTCGCTGTCGAGCCGGCGTCGCGCTCGATCAGTCTCAGCGCGTAG
- a CDS encoding AAA family ATPase has translation MAKRPARQPAAETPMAPQAHAPPLALRDVLGQSHAVELLRAAMRSGRVHHAWVFHGPEGVGKFTTALAFAAAVLDPATDPHDDRTPDPDSQVQRLLAAGAHPDLHVVNKELTPFSRDASVRGQKQRTIPFAVAEEFLVEPATRTRNLHEPSLVGKVFIVDEAHLLGRDAQNLLLKTLEEPPEGTVIILVTPAEEELLPTIRSRCQRIPFLPLSDADMREWLRRGGAAIDPEHEAWALRYAAGSPGVLNRVIEGNLTAWHEALAPMLADADRGKFDLAIGATMAKLVDERAAAMVARNPSASKEAANVAAAADMLRLVADHHHGAMRASRRPEVRARAVELVAEAERQIERNVPLAFVFENLAAQLVEMASRAVATR, from the coding sequence ATGGCCAAGCGACCCGCCCGCCAGCCCGCCGCCGAGACGCCCATGGCCCCGCAGGCCCACGCCCCCCCCCTTGCGCTCCGCGACGTGCTGGGGCAGTCCCACGCCGTCGAGTTGCTGCGGGCCGCGATGCGCTCCGGGCGAGTCCATCACGCCTGGGTCTTCCACGGCCCCGAGGGCGTCGGCAAGTTCACGACCGCGCTCGCCTTCGCCGCCGCCGTCCTCGACCCGGCCACGGACCCCCACGACGACCGCACGCCCGACCCTGACTCGCAGGTGCAGCGTTTGCTCGCCGCGGGCGCGCACCCGGACCTGCACGTCGTGAACAAGGAACTGACGCCCTTCAGCCGCGACGCGAGCGTGCGCGGCCAGAAGCAGCGCACCATCCCGTTCGCCGTCGCCGAGGAGTTCCTCGTCGAACCGGCGACGCGCACGCGCAACCTGCACGAGCCGTCGCTCGTCGGCAAGGTCTTCATCGTGGATGAGGCCCACCTCCTGGGCCGCGACGCCCAGAACCTGCTGCTCAAGACGCTCGAGGAGCCTCCCGAGGGCACGGTCATCATCCTGGTCACGCCCGCGGAGGAGGAACTGCTGCCGACGATCCGCAGCCGCTGCCAGCGCATCCCGTTCCTGCCGCTTTCGGACGCCGACATGCGAGAGTGGCTCCGGCGCGGCGGTGCGGCGATCGACCCGGAGCACGAGGCCTGGGCGCTGCGCTACGCCGCCGGCAGCCCGGGCGTACTGAACCGGGTGATCGAGGGCAACCTGACCGCGTGGCACGAGGCGCTCGCGCCGATGCTCGCCGACGCCGACCGCGGGAAGTTCGACCTCGCCATCGGGGCGACGATGGCGAAACTGGTGGACGAGCGAGCGGCCGCGATGGTGGCCCGCAACCCGTCGGCGAGCAAGGAAGCCGCGAACGTCGCCGCCGCCGCCGACATGCTCCGCCTCGTCGCCGACCACCACCACGGGGCGATGCGTGCCTCGAGGCGCCCCGAAGTGCGCGCCCGCGCGGTCGAACTCGTCGCCGAGGCGGAGCGGCAGATCGAGCGGAACGTGCCGCTGGCCTTCGTGTTCGAGAACCTCGCCGCGCAACTCGTGGAAATGGCGTCGCGGGCGGTCGCTACGCGCTGA
- a CDS encoding Si-specific NAD(P)(+) transhydrogenase, with amino-acid sequence MNRYDLCIIGSGPAGTRAAIQAAKLGKRACIVERKTVVGGAGVNTGTIPSKALREAILRAGGRVSATPLVQDFLEARNATFRAIQAAADRVIEAEIRILQQQLASNGVSVITGHARFADPHTVEVAGPTGSQRLAADHFLIAVGTVPARPANIPFDDRTVVTSDELVRLPFLPHSMLVVGGGVIGVEYASMLSALGVKVTLIEGRSRLLDFADGEIIEALQYHLRQNGLTLRLGEKVVSVRTIEAPPGARSADRVMVEAVLESGKTLRADCLLYAIGRQGATDDLGLEHAGLKPDNRGRIAVDKHYRTPVPHVYACGDVIGFPALASTSMEQGRLAVCQMFGERCEVVSGHLPYGIYAIPEISMVGWTEEALTEQEIPYEAGVAQYREIARGQLLGDEIGMLKMLIHQDSRAVLGVHIIGTGATELVHIGQCAMAFNATADYFVNAVFNYPTLAECYKVAAHNGINKLRGV; translated from the coding sequence ATGAACCGCTACGACCTGTGCATCATCGGCTCCGGACCAGCGGGGACGCGGGCTGCCATCCAGGCAGCCAAGCTCGGCAAGCGCGCCTGCATCGTCGAGCGCAAGACCGTCGTCGGCGGCGCGGGCGTGAACACCGGCACCATTCCCTCCAAGGCCCTGCGCGAGGCGATCCTCCGCGCCGGTGGCCGCGTCTCCGCAACCCCGCTCGTGCAGGACTTTCTCGAAGCACGCAACGCGACCTTCCGGGCCATCCAGGCCGCTGCCGACCGCGTCATCGAGGCCGAGATCCGTATCCTCCAGCAGCAACTCGCTTCCAACGGCGTCTCGGTCATCACCGGGCACGCCCGCTTCGCCGATCCGCACACGGTCGAGGTCGCCGGGCCGACAGGTTCGCAACGCCTCGCCGCCGACCACTTCCTGATCGCCGTCGGCACCGTCCCGGCCCGCCCTGCGAACATCCCCTTCGACGACCGCACCGTCGTCACCTCCGACGAACTTGTCCGGCTTCCCTTTCTGCCGCACTCCATGCTCGTGGTCGGCGGCGGGGTGATCGGCGTCGAGTACGCCTCCATGCTCTCCGCCCTGGGAGTGAAGGTCACGCTCATCGAGGGCCGGTCGCGCCTGCTCGACTTCGCCGACGGCGAGATCATCGAGGCCCTGCAGTACCACCTGCGCCAGAACGGACTCACGCTCCGGCTCGGGGAGAAGGTCGTCTCCGTGCGCACCATCGAGGCGCCCCCGGGGGCGCGCTCCGCCGACCGAGTGATGGTCGAGGCCGTGCTCGAAAGCGGGAAAACCCTCCGCGCCGACTGCCTCCTCTACGCCATCGGCCGCCAGGGCGCGACCGACGACCTGGGGCTTGAGCACGCCGGCCTCAAGCCCGACAACCGCGGCCGAATCGCCGTGGACAAGCACTACCGCACGCCTGTCCCGCACGTCTACGCCTGCGGCGACGTCATCGGCTTCCCCGCCCTCGCCTCGACGAGCATGGAGCAGGGACGCCTCGCAGTCTGCCAGATGTTCGGCGAGCGCTGCGAGGTCGTCAGCGGGCACCTGCCCTACGGCATCTACGCCATCCCCGAAATCTCGATGGTCGGCTGGACAGAAGAGGCGCTCACCGAGCAGGAGATTCCCTACGAGGCCGGCGTCGCTCAATACCGCGAGATCGCACGCGGCCAACTCCTCGGCGACGAGATCGGCATGCTCAAGATGCTCATCCACCAGGACTCGCGGGCCGTGCTCGGCGTGCACATCATCGGCACCGGCGCGACCGAACTCGTCCACATCGGCCAGTGCGCCATGGCATTCAACGCCACCGCCGATTACTTCGTCAACGCCGTCTTCAACTATCCAACACTCGCCGAGTGCTACAAGGTCGCCGCCCACAACGGCATCAACAAACTGCGGGGCGTCTGA